The Micromonospora violae DNA segment GGATCGCCACGACGTGTCCATCGGCGTGAGAACGAGTCGAGGCCTGCCGCCGGCGGGCGGCCAAGTCCTGGCGCAGCAGCCGGGCGGTGGCCTGATGCTCGGGATCGGTGATCGTGCGAGCGTGACCCCAGTCGCGGTCGTGATCAGCCACGACCTGCCCGGCGCACGAGGCGACCATCCGGGCGGGGGTGGCGAGCACGTCGACGAACCTGCCGATGCACCGAGGGTCCACGGAGTAGTCGTTGCCGTCGATACGCACGTAGTAGTCCCGCCCTAGCCGCACCCGGTGCGTGAGCCCGATCGCCGGCGCCACCGGCGGCAGAGCCACCATCGCGGCCCGGTCCGCCGCCCACCTGGCCGTGGGCGTCGTCGAGCCGATCGCCCGCAGGACGCAGGTGTTCGCGCGCTGCACGAGCCAGTCGCTGATCTGAACGTTGAAGTCGAACGGCGAGGTGAACACCCGCCCGGGCAGGAACGAGGTCTCGAAGAACCCGTTGCGCCGCTCGACCAACCCCTTGAACTCCGGATCCCTGGGCGGGGCCAGGCGAATGCGCACCCCTATCGTCCCGGCGAACGACGCCGCCTCCGTCGTGAGCTTCCCGGTACCGCCGATCGCGGCCTCCCGGTCCCAGACCAACGTTCGTGGACAGGCGCCCCACCCGGCGACGATCTCCCACATCCCCGCCAGGATGTCTCCGGCCTTGCGACTGGGGATCATGACCGCGTCCGTGACTCGCGAGTACCCGCAGGTCATCGCGAGCACCGGCAGGATCCGCTCAGCCCCGCCACCAACCGGGATCGGCTGAGGTGGGAACCACAGGTCACACTGGGCAACCTCGCCCGGGTCGTACTCCACTCGATCGGTCGGGTCCGGTGGAACGAACAACGGACGCAGCTCCCGAACCCGGTCTTTCAGGATCGTCAGCGACTTCGTCCACCCGATCCGCTCAGCGATCACCGTCGCCGGCATCCGCGGGAACTCCGCGAGCAACGCCCGGATCTGCGGCTCGACCTCGTCCACACACGAACCGCGAGGGCCACGCTCACGCGACGGCGGCGCATCAGCCCGAAGCGCCGAACGGACCGTGTTACGCGCCAAACCCAACCGCCGCGCAATCTCCTTGATCGGAACACCCTCAGCCCGATGCAACCGACGGATCTCAGCCCAGTCTTCCAATGCGATCACCCCTCCAGCCTCGGAGGGGTCAGTCCCAATCCGCCGCTAGAGGGTCAGTCTCAGCGCGTCGTCGACAGGGGCGTGCCGCACGGTACTCCCGGGCACCAGGTCAACTACCGCTGGAGAAACCTGTCCGCCTGTCCTCGGTGTGGGGCCGGCCTTCTCGTGTACTTCGATCATGATTGTTTCCACCAGCCCTGGGAGGAGCCGTGGGACATGGACTGGTCGTGGCCGATCGCGGTTGACGGAGTTCAACGGTTGAACGCTGCTCTTGCCCGGTGCCCGGATCCGTTGCAGCCGTCGTGCGAGTGCCCTGTGCACCGGTCGTTGCGGAACAGCATCGAGAGCGCGCCGTCGCGTGCGGTTCCGGTGACGGTCGTGCTGACCGAGGAAGGGCTGCCACAGTTACGGTCAGCACCCATGCGGTGAGGTGGGCGCGGCACGGTGGCAGGGCCAGCGGGGCGATCAGACCTGGTGGGATTCTGTATGGGGCCCCCGGTTTACCCCCCGAAAACCCCGCTCAATCGCTGACGAAGGGTGACAACGAGTGATGAGCGCCAGGCGGTGTCTCCGCAGCTCAGCGACCACTTCGGCAAGCAATGACAAGCTCGATCTGATTACCTTCGGTAACAAGGGGTCGTCGGTTCGAATCCGGCCGTCCCGACCGGTTGACCTGGGGAGATGAAGATCTTCTCCGGTAACGGCGGTAACATCCGGTAACGGATGATCTTTGTTCGCCGTAACGGCGATGATCGTTGGCGACCATGCTGCTGAATTTCGAACGCTCTGACCTGCCGTTTCGTCTGCGTCCTGGACGGAGCGGCATTTCGGTCTCTAGATTCCGCGTCAAGTGCTGCAGCTGCTGCCAGATGTCGCTTCGTTGGGTGGCTCGGCAATCCTCCTCACGGCAGGGCCGTCGGCTGGCGCCTCGTGTTTCCGGGGAGTTGGTGGGCAGGGGGGCAGATCCCGCGGGTTCCGCGTCGTGGTAGGAAAAGGCCGTGCCGACCGCCGTTGATGATGATCTGTTCGACCGTGCGGGTGAGCTGAAGCAGCAGCTGGTGGCGTTCTCACAGCAGCGGCGTTATGACCGGGCGTTCGACGATGTGCTGGAGGATCAGCATGACGGTCGGGTTCCGCTCGACGAGCACACCTTGATGATTTTGTGGGACTACTTCGTCCTGGAGCATCGGCTGCCAGACGGCCGGACGGTGGTGGAACAGTTCGTCGCCGCGCACCCGGAGTTGTCCGAGCAGGAGCAGCGGATGCTGCTCGGGTGGCGGGACGTGGTGCAGGGGCCCTTCGAGGTGCAGAGGCGCGACGGGGCGACGCTGGTCGTGGTGAACCTCGTGGATGACCTGACCTACCGAGTGCGTTCCAACATGGGTCCGTCGGTGTTCCGACGCACGCCGCGTCGGTCGTTTCTGCTCGCTCGGCTGGTAGCGGTGGGCGAGGAGTGGATGATCAGCGGCCCGATGAGCGTGTGGCGGGCACAGGAGCGGGACGTCGCTTACGAGATGGCGTTGGAGATGTCGCTGCGTGTGCCGGAGGCGGTGTACCGGAACCCGGAGAAGCTGGCTCAAGCGTGGGAGCTGCAACGTCAGGATCGGGATCGGTTTGTGCGGTTCTTCGGCAGCGACCTGGTGGTGGTGACTGGCGATCAGGTGGCCGACCGGATGACCGGTTTCTACGCGTTCTGCCGTGCCGAAGTTTCTGGCACGTCGTCCTCTACCGTGGCTGCTGACGATGCGGTGTTCGAGTTGCCGCCGGATGTCGTGGATGCGGAGACGGTGGCGATGATTTACGACGAGGTCGACGGGTTGGGTTTCTACGC contains these protein-coding regions:
- the istA gene encoding IS21 family transposase, yielding MIALEDWAEIRRLHRAEGVPIKEIARRLGLARNTVRSALRADAPPSRERGPRGSCVDEVEPQIRALLAEFPRMPATVIAERIGWTKSLTILKDRVRELRPLFVPPDPTDRVEYDPGEVAQCDLWFPPQPIPVGGGAERILPVLAMTCGYSRVTDAVMIPSRKAGDILAGMWEIVAGWGACPRTLVWDREAAIGGTGKLTTEAASFAGTIGVRIRLAPPRDPEFKGLVERRNGFFETSFLPGRVFTSPFDFNVQISDWLVQRANTCVLRAIGSTTPTARWAADRAAMVALPPVAPAIGLTHRVRLGRDYYVRIDGNDYSVDPRCIGRFVDVLATPARMVASCAGQVVADHDRDWGHARTITDPEHQATARLLRQDLAARRRQASTRSHADGHVVAIRALPDYDALFGVDFDPRPNREAVQKNAAEGT